The following proteins are encoded in a genomic region of Corylus avellana chromosome ca4, CavTom2PMs-1.0:
- the LOC132177961 gene encoding uncharacterized protein LOC132177961, with the protein MHDLLDKEELKWKKQSKEVWLKEGDRNKKYFHACANQRRRYNYIESVQDEQGIRWESTEGCRVTNEMNDMLDRDFTKEEIFAALQQMSPHKAPGQDGYMAGFYQENWEVGDEVIANRLKVVLPHLISPNQSAFISGQLITYNMLAAYETLHTMHTRMWGKEGFMAIKLYMSKAYDRVEWCFLEAVMRRLSFTEKWINIIMMCVRSISYANLVNGNPVGHIYPSRELRQGDPVSPYLFMICAEALSSLLSRADQKGNIRGVPTSKKGHRLNHLFFADDSLLFCRAGKCHWNRLTKLLKSYEDASGQKLNKEKTDVFFRRNTSNVSKQKILDISGIPLSQRFDTYLGLPALVGKSRTAAFKNIKDRVWKRLQDWKLKFLSQARKESLI; encoded by the exons ATGCATGATCTGTTGGACAAGGAAGAACTGAAGTGGAAGAAACAATCCAAGGAGGTTTGGCTCAAAGAGGGAGATagaaataagaaatattttcatgcTTGTGCGAATCAAAGGCGACGGTATAATTATATTGAAAGTGTTCAAGATGAGCAGGGAATTAGATGGGAGTCTACCGAAG GCTGTCGAGTTACAAATGAGATGAATGATATGTTGGACCGAGATTTCACAAAGGAAGAAATTTTTGCTGCTCTACAACAAATGTCACCCCATAAAGCCCCGGGTCAAGATGGCTATATGGCAGGATTTTATCAAGAAAATTGGGAGGTGGGTGATGAG GTTATtgctaatagattaaaagtagTTTTGCCCCATTTGATCTCCCCGaaccaaagtgcttttatcTCAGGGCAGTTGATAACATACAATATGTTGGCAGCATATGAGACTTTACATACTATGCACACTCGTATGTGGGGTAAAGAGGGGTTCATGGCAATCAAGCTATACATGAGTAAAGCTTATGACAGGGTGGAGTGGTGTTTTTTGGAGGCCGTTATGAGGCGTTTGAGCTTTACAGAAAAATGGATCAATATTATAATGATGTGTGTTAGGTCTATTAGCTATGCGAATCTTGTTAATGGTAATCCGGTGGGTCATATCTATCCATCTAGGGAATTACGACAAGGGGACCCAGTCTccccttatttatttatgatttgTGCTGAAGCATTGAGCTCTCTTTTGTCAAGGGCAGATCAAAAAGGAAATATTCGGGGGGTGCCTACCTCGAAAAAAGGTCATCGTCTTAACcatcttttctttgcagatgatagctTATTGTTTTGTAGAGCTGGTAAGTGTCATTGGAATAGATTGACAAAGCTATTGAAAAGTTATGAGGATGCGTCGGGGCAAAAGTTGAATAAAGAGAAGACTGATGTATTTTTTAGGAGAAACACTTCGAATGTGAGCAAACAGAAGATTCTTGATATCTCTGGTATTCCCCTTTCGCAAAGGTTTGATACCTATTTGGGTTTGCCTGCTCTGGTAGGAAAATCAAGAACAGCtgcttttaaaaatattaaggaTAGGGTGTGGAAGCGACTGCAAGATTGGAAACTGAAATTTTTGTCTCAGGCTAGGAAAGAGAGCTTGATTTAG
- the LOC132177960 gene encoding uncharacterized protein LOC132177960 — MTDCKVVVRSWASGDDSGMAISRGRLSSHCLHHPPRLLSLLPLLPLPSALNNNHHHHGITAATTHLDAWLKLNGSCPVSRNLPLPTPLSTPLSEVVSLLQTRSTPRIGGGGVYSNLAGETFLCCVYRWNGRLPPSHFLLWRIRMMMRWWRLICQMENNCYCTMLHFS; from the exons ATGACGGATTGCAAGGTGGTGGTGAGGAGCTGGGCGTCCGGTGATGACAGTGGAATGGCGATT TCTCGCGGCCGCCTCTCCTCTCACTgtctccaccatcctcctcgcctcctaTCTCTGTTGCCGCTCCTACCACTACCCAGTGCCCTCAACAACAACCACCACCATCACGGCATcaccgcagcaaccacacaccttgacgcctggctgaagctgaacggatcgtgcccggtttccaggaacttgccgctgccaaccccgctatccacgccgctctcggaggtcgtttcactcttGCAGACTCGCAGTACGCCGcggatcggaggcggaggag TTTACAGTAATCTTGCTGGTGAGACATTTCTTTGCTGTGTTTATCGGTGGAACGGAAGATTACCCCCTTCACACTTCTTACT GTGGAGGATACGGATGATGATGAGATGGTGGAGATTGATCTGCCAGATGGAAAATAATTGTTATTGTACAATGTTGCATTTTAGTTGA
- the LOC132179030 gene encoding L-type lectin-domain containing receptor kinase IX.1-like yields MAFYIFKIKHFPFPKPLILFCLFMVTSFFSPLRQFTSALSFNFTSFNPGDSNITYETALAEDSAIQLTDISFLDRSEVVGRATYSSPMHLWDKASGNLTDFTTHFTFAIYSQNGNSVNSIGGGLAFFLAPHGSKIPNNVNQGAGLGLARDDQLLNSTDNPFVAVEFDIYSDQPWDSPGEHVGIDINSMKSIAYRDDSYFLDGNSIEAWINYNSSSHNLNVQLRPYDDLPWKSLSYNVDLRHYLPEWVTFGFSAATGNASIMHAIRTWNFSSTLEDNVAKPTVAGSPSPNSAPDRRKNKRLGLSVGLGGGGSFLLGGFALILFGFWKRNKRETEEHLAFDRSMDDEFQRETGPNKFSFNELAHATNNFNDEEKLGQGGFGGVYKGFLRESNSFVAVKRVSKGSKQGMKEYASEVKIISRLRHRNLVQLIGWCHERGELLLVYEFMPNGSLDSHLFTEKILLIWAIRYKVAQGLASALLYLHEEWEQCVVHRDIKSSNIMLDSNFNTKLGDFGLARLVDHVKGSQTTVLAGTMGYMAPECVTTGKASKESDVYSFGIVALEIACGRKPIKINALEDQVVMVEWVRKLYGIGKVLEAADPRLGGDFHEPQMERLMIVGLWCSHPNRNLRPSIREAIHVLNFEAPLPILPSNMPGTAHLAPVVNRPTSMSLSMSNIASDYGGR; encoded by the coding sequence ATGGCTTTTTACATCTTCAAAATCAAACATTTCCCATTTCCAAAGCCCCTAATCCTCTTTTGTCTCTTCATGGTCACCAGTTTCTTCTCCCCACTACGGCAATTTACAAGTGCTTTATCCTTCAACTTCACTAGTTTCAATCCTGGTGACTCCAATATAACATATGAAACAGCTTTGGCTGAAGACTCAGCCATCCAACTCACCGACATCTCATTTTTGGACAGATCAGAAGTTGTAGGTAGAGCCACGTATTCCAGTCCCATGCACCTGTGGGACAAGGCATCTGGAAACCTCACAGATTTCACTACCCACTTTACCTTTgcaatttattctcaaaatgGAAATAGTGTAAATAGTATTGGAGGTGGGCTTGCGTTCTTCCTAGCACCTCATGGTTCAAAAATTCCTAATAATGTCAACCAAGGTGCCGGCCTGGGTCTTGCTAGGGATGACCAGCTACTAAACTCGACCGACAATCCTTTTGTCGCGGTGGAGTTTGACATCTATTCGGACCAACCATGGGATTCGCCAGGCGAACATGTAGGTATTGATATAAACTCCATGAAATCTATTGCTTATAGAGATgattcttattttcttgatGGGAATTCCATTGAAGCTTGGATTAATTATAATTCCAGTTCTCATAATTTGAATGTTCAGTTGAGGCCTTATGATGACTTACCCTGGAAATCCCTTTCTTATAATGTGGATTTGAGACATTACCTACCTGAATGGGTAACTTTTGGATTCTCAGCCGCAACAGGAAATGCTTCTATAATGCATGCCATTCGCACATGGAATTTTAGTTCAACTTTGGAAGATAACGTAGCCAAACCAACAGTGGCAGGCAGTCCAAGCCCAAATTCGGCCCCTGACCGAAGGAAAAACAAGAGGTTAGGATTATCCGTGGGGTTGGGTGGTGGTGGATCTTTTTTGCTTGGTGGGTTTGCTTTAATTCTATTTGGCTTTTGGAAGAGGAATAAGAGGGAAACAGAAGAGCATCTCGCCTTTGATAGGAGCATGGATGATGAATTTCAAAGGGAAACAGGACCCAACAAGTTTTCATTTAACGAATTGGCTCATGCCACTAATAATTTCAATGATGAAGAAAAGCTAGGCCAGGGAGGATTTGGTGGGGTTTACAAAGGATTTTTAAGGGAGTCGAACTCCTTCGTTGCGGTTAAGAGGGTATCAAAAGGGTCTAAACAGGGGATGAAGGAGTATGCTTcagaagtaaaaattattagtaGATTGAGACATAGGAATTTGGTGCAACTCATTGGCTGGTGCCATGAAAGAGGAGAACTCTTACTTGTCTATGAGTTCATGCCCAATGGAAGCTTAGATTCACATCTTTTTACTGAAAAAATCTTATTGATATGGGCAATAAGGTACAAAGTTGCTCAAGGATTGGCATCAGCATTGCTTTACTTGCATGAGGAATGGGAACAATGTGTGGTGCATAGGGATATAAAATCAAGCAACATTATGCTTGATTCAAACTTTAATACTAAACTTGGGGATTTTGGGCTAGCTAGGCTTGTGGACCATGTGAAAGGGTCACAAACAACTGTATTGGCGGGCACAATGGGCTACATGGCTCCTGAATGTGTCACAACCGGTAAGGCCAGCAAGGAGTCAGATGTTTATAGTTTCGGAATTGTTGCTCTAGAGATTGCTTGTGGAAGAAAACCAATCAAGATCAATGCCCTTGAAGATCAAGTAGTCATGGTGGAGTGGGTTCGGAAGCTCTATGGAATAGGAAAGGTACTTGAAGCAGCTGATCCAAGGCTGGGGGGAGATTTTCATGAGCCCCAAATGGAGCGCTTGATGATTGTTGGGCTTTGGTGCTCTCACCCTAATCGAAACCTTAGGCCTTCAATAAGGGAAGCAATTCATGTTCTCAATTTTGAGGCTCCATTGCCTATTCTCCCATCAAATATGCCAGGAACAGCACATCTTGCTCCAGTAGTGAATAGACCAACTTCAATGTCACTCTCTATGTCTAATATTGCTTCTGATTATGGGGGAAGATAG